In Paenibacillus ihbetae, the following are encoded in one genomic region:
- a CDS encoding class I SAM-dependent methyltransferase — MPNQHYYSNQPETAHDRKELKAELRGHSLRFISDAGVFSKGGIDYGSRVLIDAMEFAPDASVLDVGCGYGPIGLTAARLVPQGHVTMIDINSRAVELARENARHNGIANVTILESDLFEAVKDQTFDVVLTNPPIRAGKETVHTIFAEAWDHLREGGQLWVVIQKKQGAPSAKAKLETLFGQVEEVTKDKGYRIFKATKA; from the coding sequence ATGCCGAATCAACATTATTACTCGAATCAGCCGGAAACCGCGCACGACCGCAAAGAGCTGAAGGCAGAGCTCCGGGGACACTCGCTGCGCTTCATCAGCGACGCCGGGGTATTCTCCAAGGGCGGCATTGATTACGGCAGCCGGGTGCTGATCGACGCGATGGAATTCGCGCCGGACGCTTCCGTGCTGGATGTGGGCTGCGGATACGGCCCGATTGGACTGACGGCGGCCAGACTGGTCCCGCAGGGGCATGTAACGATGATCGACATTAACAGCCGCGCCGTGGAGCTTGCCCGGGAAAATGCGAGGCATAACGGCATTGCCAATGTGACGATTCTGGAGAGCGATTTGTTTGAGGCGGTCAAGGATCAGACGTTCGACGTGGTGTTGACGAACCCGCCGATCCGTGCCGGGAAAGAAACGGTGCATACGATTTTTGCGGAAGCATGGGATCATCTGCGCGAAGGCGGCCAGCTGTGGGTTGTGATCCAGAAGAAGCAGGGAGCTCCATCGGCGAAGGCCAAGCTCGAAACATTGTTCGGGCAGGTGGAGGAAGTGACGAAGGATAAGGGGTACCGGATATTCAAAGCGACCAAAGCCTGA
- the rpmG gene encoding 50S ribosomal protein L33, with translation MRVIITLACTSCKQRNYTTTKNKRNHPDRMEMKKFCKFCNEQTPHRETR, from the coding sequence ATGCGGGTAATTATCACTTTGGCTTGTACAAGCTGCAAACAAAGAAACTACACAACCACCAAAAACAAGCGAAATCACCCCGACCGCATGGAGATGAAGAAATTTTGCAAGTTTTGTAACGAGCAAACTCCTCATCGCGAAACCAGATAG
- the nusG gene encoding transcription termination/antitermination protein NusG — MEKRWYVVHTYSGYENKVKANLEKRVESMGMEDKIFRVLVPMEEEVVNKDGKKKTVMRKVYPGYVLVEMIQTDDSWYVVRNTPGVTGFVGSTGSGSKPTPLLPEEVEQILKHMGMEEPKPKIEFDIKESVRIKVGPFANFVGSVEEILADKSKLKVHVNMFGRETPLELDYTQVEKI; from the coding sequence ATGGAAAAAAGATGGTATGTAGTTCATACCTATTCCGGGTATGAGAATAAAGTCAAAGCCAATTTGGAAAAACGTGTCGAGTCCATGGGCATGGAGGACAAAATATTCCGCGTTCTTGTTCCGATGGAAGAAGAAGTGGTAAACAAGGATGGCAAGAAGAAAACGGTCATGCGGAAAGTTTACCCGGGATATGTCTTGGTCGAAATGATTCAAACGGATGATTCTTGGTATGTTGTCCGCAATACGCCAGGAGTGACCGGGTTTGTCGGTTCGACGGGGTCCGGTTCTAAACCGACGCCTTTGCTTCCGGAAGAAGTGGAACAGATTCTGAAGCATATGGGCATGGAGGAACCGAAACCGAAGATCGAATTCGATATCAAAGAATCCGTTCGGATCAAGGTTGGTCCTTTTGCGAATTTTGTGGGCTCCGTGGAAGAGATTTTGGCTGATAAGAGCAAGTTGAAGGTTCACGTCAACATGTTTGGACGGGAAACCCCGCTTGAGCTGGATTACACTCAAGTGGAGAAGATATAG
- the rplK gene encoding 50S ribosomal protein L11: MAKKVIKVVKLQIPAGKANPAPPVGPALGQAGVNIMAFCKEFNARTADQAGLIIPVEISVFEDRSFTFITKTPPAAVLLRVAAKIEKGSGEPNKKKVATVKRDAVRQIAETKMPDLNAASVEAAMKMVEGTARSMGITIED, from the coding sequence ATGGCTAAAAAGGTTATCAAAGTTGTTAAACTGCAAATTCCTGCAGGTAAAGCGAATCCAGCTCCTCCAGTAGGTCCTGCATTGGGTCAAGCGGGTGTCAACATCATGGCATTCTGTAAAGAATTCAACGCACGTACCGCTGATCAAGCTGGTCTGATCATCCCGGTTGAAATTTCGGTATTCGAGGATCGTTCCTTTACGTTCATCACGAAAACTCCACCGGCTGCTGTTCTGCTTCGTGTGGCTGCTAAGATCGAAAAAGGATCCGGCGAGCCTAACAAGAAGAAAGTCGCTACCGTTAAGCGCGACGCTGTGCGTCAAATCGCTGAAACGAAAATGCCTGACCTGAACGCTGCATCTGTTGAAGCTGCAATGAAGATGGTAGAAGGTACTGCCCGCAGTATGGGTATCACAATCGAGGACTAA
- the rlmB gene encoding 23S rRNA (guanosine(2251)-2'-O)-methyltransferase RlmB, with translation MQEEEIVAGKHSVTEALRSGRTINKIWIAENAQKHLTQPIIAEAKKLGIVISHVDKRKLDQMAPGIQHQGVVAQVAPYAYVEVDDLLKAAEDKGEPPFLLLLDEIEDPHNLGSILRTADCTGAHGVILPKRRSAQITATVSKTSAGAVEYVPVARVTNLGQTIDQLKEMGVWVVGTVVDAVQELYDTDVFDGPVAIVIGNENKGMGRLIREKCDVLVKLPMAGTINSLNASVAAGVVMYEVLRRRRLQG, from the coding sequence ATGCAGGAAGAGGAAATTGTCGCAGGCAAGCATTCCGTCACGGAAGCGCTGAGGTCGGGACGAACAATCAATAAAATATGGATCGCTGAAAATGCTCAGAAGCACTTAACCCAGCCGATTATCGCGGAAGCGAAGAAGCTGGGCATCGTCATCTCGCATGTGGACAAGCGCAAGCTGGATCAGATGGCTCCGGGCATTCAGCACCAAGGGGTCGTGGCGCAGGTCGCGCCGTACGCGTACGTCGAGGTGGACGATCTGCTGAAAGCCGCAGAAGATAAGGGAGAGCCGCCATTTCTGCTGCTGCTGGACGAAATCGAGGATCCGCATAACCTTGGATCGATTCTCAGAACGGCGGACTGCACCGGCGCGCATGGCGTCATTTTGCCCAAGCGCAGATCGGCGCAGATTACGGCAACGGTATCCAAGACGTCGGCAGGCGCCGTGGAGTATGTGCCTGTCGCAAGAGTAACCAATCTCGGCCAGACGATCGACCAGCTGAAGGAGATGGGCGTTTGGGTTGTAGGCACCGTGGTTGATGCCGTGCAGGAGCTGTACGACACCGACGTGTTTGACGGGCCGGTCGCGATCGTCATCGGAAACGAAAATAAAGGGATGGGGCGTCTGATCCGCGAAAAATGCGATGTGCTGGTTAAGCTTCCGATGGCCGGAACGATCAATTCGCTGAATGCTTCGGTTGCCGCTGGTGTCGTGATGTACGAAGTGCTTCGCCGTCGTCGCCTTCAGGGTTAG
- the rplA gene encoding 50S ribosomal protein L1 gives MAKHGKKYVEAAKLIDSEATYEPLEAVELVKKAATAKFDETVEVAVRLGVDPRKQDQAVRGVVVLPHGTGKTQRVLVFAKGEKAKEAEAAGADFVGDQDMINKIQQGWFDFDVCVATPDMMSEVGKLGRLLGGKGLMPNPKAGTVTFEVAKAVQEIKAGKIEYRLDKAGQIHAPIGKVSFSAEQLNENLKALIDALNRAKPAAAKGVYLKGIAVSSTMGPSARVSTAVYR, from the coding sequence ATGGCTAAACACGGTAAGAAATACGTTGAAGCTGCGAAGCTGATCGACAGCGAAGCAACTTATGAGCCTTTGGAAGCTGTAGAGCTTGTGAAGAAGGCTGCAACGGCTAAATTCGACGAAACTGTCGAAGTGGCTGTGCGTTTGGGTGTAGACCCTCGTAAACAAGACCAGGCTGTTCGCGGTGTTGTTGTACTGCCTCACGGTACAGGTAAAACACAACGCGTTCTGGTATTTGCAAAAGGTGAAAAAGCGAAAGAAGCGGAAGCGGCTGGCGCAGATTTTGTTGGCGATCAGGACATGATCAACAAAATCCAACAAGGCTGGTTCGATTTCGATGTCTGCGTAGCTACACCTGATATGATGAGCGAAGTCGGTAAACTTGGCCGTTTGCTCGGCGGTAAAGGCCTGATGCCTAACCCTAAAGCCGGTACGGTTACGTTCGAGGTTGCCAAGGCTGTTCAAGAAATCAAAGCTGGTAAAATCGAGTACCGTCTGGACAAAGCAGGTCAAATTCACGCTCCGATTGGTAAAGTGTCCTTCAGTGCAGAACAACTGAATGAGAACCTCAAAGCTCTCATCGATGCATTGAATCGTGCGAAGCCGGCTGCCGCTAAAGGTGTATACCTGAAAGGCATCGCTGTTTCCTCGACCATGGGACCTAGCGCTCGCGTGAGCACAGCTGTTTACAGATAA
- a CDS encoding NYN domain-containing protein yields the protein MADWRDVLLVDGYNMIGGWPFLAKLASSSMEEARDVLLAKLADYQAYSGLRVIAIFDAYRVPGLGKSYTQGKVQVYFTKEKETADECIERLVGEFSHRRRKIYVATSDLIEQHIIFARGALRLSARELLNEVEQSEREVQQKIAKEQTKGRNTLDGKLPPDIRQMFERWRRE from the coding sequence ATGGCCGATTGGCGGGATGTGCTGCTGGTCGATGGCTATAACATGATCGGCGGCTGGCCGTTTCTTGCCAAGCTTGCAAGCAGCAGCATGGAGGAAGCACGGGATGTGCTGCTTGCAAAGCTGGCGGATTATCAGGCTTATTCGGGACTTCGGGTCATCGCGATTTTTGACGCGTACCGGGTGCCGGGATTGGGCAAATCCTATACGCAGGGCAAGGTCCAGGTATACTTCACGAAGGAGAAGGAAACCGCGGACGAATGCATTGAGCGCTTGGTCGGGGAATTCAGCCATCGCCGGCGCAAAATTTATGTGGCTACCAGCGATCTGATCGAGCAGCATATCATTTTTGCCCGCGGCGCGCTCCGCTTATCCGCAAGGGAGCTGCTGAACGAAGTCGAGCAGAGCGAGCGCGAGGTGCAGCAGAAGATTGCCAAGGAACAGACGAAAGGTCGAAATACCCTCGACGGCAAGCTTCCGCCCGATATAAGACAGATGTTCGAGCGTTGGCGCAGGGAGTAG
- the sigH gene encoding RNA polymerase sporulation sigma factor SigH: MSVDLKEVMLSGYDVISDEDIVEAVREGDSGALEYLINKYRNFVRAKARSYFLIGADREDIVQEGMIGLYKAIRDFKGDKLSSFKAFAELCITRQIITAIKTATRQKHIPLNSYVSLDKPIYDEDSDRTLLDVICGTAVSDPEELIINQEEFVGLEDKMSEILSDLERKVLMLYLDGRSYQEIAVDLRRHVKSIDNALQRVKRKLERYLEVRDN; encoded by the coding sequence TTGAGTGTGGACCTCAAGGAAGTCATGTTGTCAGGGTATGATGTGATAAGCGATGAAGACATTGTCGAGGCGGTCCGCGAAGGTGACAGCGGGGCGCTGGAGTATTTGATCAATAAGTACCGGAATTTTGTACGTGCTAAAGCCCGCTCTTATTTTCTGATAGGAGCCGACCGGGAGGACATCGTCCAGGAAGGCATGATCGGGCTGTACAAAGCAATACGTGATTTTAAAGGGGATAAGCTGTCCTCGTTCAAGGCCTTTGCCGAGCTGTGCATTACCAGGCAAATCATTACGGCGATCAAGACGGCTACGAGACAGAAGCATATCCCGCTCAATTCGTATGTCTCATTGGACAAGCCTATTTATGATGAGGATTCGGACCGTACGCTGCTGGACGTTATTTGCGGCACGGCTGTAAGCGATCCGGAGGAACTGATCATTAATCAAGAGGAGTTCGTCGGCTTGGAGGACAAGATGTCCGAGATTTTGAGCGATTTGGAGCGCAAAGTTCTGATGCTCTATCTGGACGGACGTTCCTACCAGGAAATCGCGGTAGATTTAAGGCGTCATGTGAAATCGATCGATAATGCTCTCCAGCGGGTCAAGCGCAAGCTTGAACGGTATCTGGAGGTCAGGGATAACTGA
- the rpoB gene encoding DNA-directed RNA polymerase subunit beta, with the protein MAGHLVQYGRRTRRSYSRINEVLEVPNLIEIQQKSYEWFLEEGLREMFQDISPIQDFTGNLVLEFIDYSLGEPKYTVDDAKERDVTYAAPLRVKVRLINKETGEVKEQEVFMGDFPLMTETGTFIINGAERVIVSQLVRSPSVYFSTKVDKNGKSTYTATVIPNRGAWLELEMDAKDIIYVRIDRTRKIPVTVLLRALGFGTDAEILELLGNDEYIQNTLDKDNTDSTEKALIEIYERLRPGEPPTLENAKSLLVARFFDPKRYDLANVGRYKINKKLHIKNRLFNHRLAESLIDVETGEIIAEAGQTVDRRLLDEIMPYLEKSVGFKKYHVTGGVMDSDDITLQTIDVFSPIEDGKVVKVIANGNIDKSVKHITQADIISSISYFINLLHGIGNTDDIDHLGNRRLRSVGELLQNQFRIGLSRMERVVRERMSIQDANVITPQALINIRPVIASIKEFFGSSQLSQFMDQTNPLAELTHKRRLSALGPGGLTRERAGFEVRDVHHSHYGRMCPIETPEGPNIGLINSLSTFARINEYGFIEAPYRWVDPKTGKVTEQIDYLTADEEDNYIVAQANAELTEDGTFADDMVIVRYNKQSDNILPMPSDRVDYMDVSPKQVVSVATALIPFLENDDSNRALMGSNMQRQAVPLLVPKAPLVGTGMEHKAAKDSGVCIVSKYDGIIERSSANEIWLRRVETVDGQEVKGDIIKYKLHKFMRSNQGTCINQRPIVKRGDVVKKGDILADGPSTELGELALGRNVVVAFMTWEGYNYEDAILLSEKLVKEDVYTSIHIEEYESEARDTKLGPEEITRDIPNVGEEALKNLDERGIIRIGAEISAGDILVGKVTPKGVTELTAEERLLHAIFGEKAREVRDTSLRVPHGSDGIIVDVKVFTRENGDELPPGVNQLVRVYIAQKRKISEGDKMAGRHGNKGVVARILPEEDMPFLPDGTPVQVVLNPLGVPSRMNIGQVLEVHLGMAALQLGIHVATPVFDGANEYDVFDTMEEAGMQRNGKTVLYDGRTGERFEREVTVGVMHMIKLAHMVDDKIHARSTGPYSLVTQQPLGGKAQFGGQRFGEMEVWALEAYGAAYTLQEILTVKSDDVVGRVKTYESIVKGENVPEPGVPESFKVLIKELQSLGMDVKILSENEEEIEMKELDDEDDVQGDKLSLNLEGAEVGVE; encoded by the coding sequence TTGGCAGGACATCTTGTTCAATATGGTCGACGCACTCGGCGCAGTTATTCTCGTATCAACGAGGTACTCGAAGTTCCGAACCTGATTGAAATCCAACAAAAATCTTATGAATGGTTTTTGGAGGAAGGACTCCGCGAAATGTTCCAGGACATCTCGCCGATTCAGGATTTCACAGGAAATTTGGTGCTTGAGTTCATTGACTACAGCCTTGGAGAACCGAAATACACCGTCGATGACGCGAAAGAACGCGACGTTACTTATGCGGCGCCGCTCCGCGTAAAAGTCCGGCTCATTAACAAGGAGACCGGCGAGGTCAAGGAGCAGGAAGTGTTCATGGGTGACTTCCCGTTAATGACGGAAACCGGAACGTTCATTATCAATGGTGCCGAACGGGTTATTGTCAGCCAGTTGGTTCGCTCTCCCAGCGTCTATTTCAGCACGAAAGTGGATAAAAACGGTAAATCGACTTACACGGCAACAGTGATCCCGAATCGCGGAGCATGGCTGGAACTGGAGATGGATGCGAAGGACATCATTTATGTCCGGATCGACCGTACACGCAAAATCCCGGTAACGGTGCTGCTGCGGGCGCTCGGTTTCGGAACCGATGCCGAGATTCTGGAATTGCTGGGCAATGATGAATATATTCAAAACACGCTGGATAAAGACAACACGGACTCCACCGAGAAAGCGCTCATCGAAATTTATGAACGTCTTCGTCCGGGCGAGCCGCCGACATTGGAGAATGCGAAGAGCCTCCTGGTCGCTCGTTTCTTTGATCCGAAGCGTTATGATCTGGCGAATGTCGGACGCTACAAAATCAACAAGAAGCTTCATATCAAGAACCGTCTGTTCAACCACCGTTTGGCTGAAAGCTTGATCGACGTCGAAACGGGCGAGATCATTGCGGAAGCGGGTCAAACTGTGGACCGTCGTCTTTTGGACGAGATCATGCCATATCTCGAGAAGAGCGTCGGCTTTAAGAAATACCATGTGACCGGCGGTGTAATGGACAGCGACGATATTACGCTGCAGACGATTGACGTATTCTCCCCGATCGAGGACGGGAAAGTCGTCAAAGTCATTGCAAACGGCAATATCGACAAATCCGTGAAGCATATTACGCAAGCCGATATCATCTCTTCCATCAGCTACTTCATCAACCTGCTGCATGGCATTGGCAACACCGATGATATCGACCACCTGGGCAACCGTCGTCTGCGTTCCGTGGGCGAGCTGCTCCAGAACCAGTTCCGTATCGGTTTGTCCCGTATGGAGCGCGTGGTGCGTGAGAGAATGTCGATCCAGGACGCGAACGTGATTACGCCGCAGGCGCTGATCAACATCCGTCCGGTGATCGCTTCGATCAAGGAGTTCTTCGGAAGCTCCCAGCTGTCTCAGTTCATGGACCAGACGAACCCGCTGGCGGAACTGACGCATAAGCGTCGTCTGTCCGCGCTCGGACCTGGCGGTCTGACTCGTGAGCGCGCAGGCTTCGAAGTGCGAGACGTTCACCACAGTCACTACGGCCGTATGTGTCCGATCGAAACGCCGGAGGGACCGAACATCGGTCTGATCAACTCCTTGTCGACGTTTGCCCGCATCAACGAGTATGGTTTCATTGAAGCTCCATACCGCTGGGTGGATCCGAAGACCGGGAAAGTCACCGAGCAAATCGATTACCTGACTGCCGACGAAGAAGATAACTACATCGTCGCTCAGGCGAACGCCGAGCTTACTGAAGACGGCACCTTCGCCGATGACATGGTTATCGTTCGTTATAACAAGCAGTCCGATAACATCCTTCCGATGCCGAGCGACCGTGTAGATTACATGGACGTTTCGCCGAAACAGGTAGTGTCGGTTGCAACGGCGCTCATTCCGTTCCTTGAGAACGATGACTCCAACCGTGCGCTGATGGGATCGAACATGCAGCGGCAGGCCGTTCCGCTTCTCGTTCCGAAAGCACCGCTTGTCGGTACCGGGATGGAGCATAAGGCTGCCAAAGATTCCGGTGTATGTATTGTATCCAAATACGATGGGATTATTGAGCGCTCATCCGCCAATGAAATCTGGCTCCGCCGCGTGGAAACCGTGGATGGACAGGAAGTCAAAGGCGATATAATTAAATATAAATTACACAAATTTATGCGTTCGAACCAAGGAACATGCATCAACCAGCGTCCGATCGTCAAACGCGGAGACGTGGTCAAGAAAGGCGACATTCTCGCTGACGGACCGTCGACCGAACTTGGCGAATTGGCACTGGGCCGCAACGTCGTCGTTGCGTTCATGACTTGGGAGGGCTACAACTACGAGGATGCGATTCTCCTCTCCGAGAAGCTGGTGAAAGAGGACGTATACACTTCGATCCATATCGAGGAATACGAATCCGAAGCCCGCGATACGAAGCTTGGTCCTGAGGAAATTACGCGCGACATCCCGAACGTGGGTGAAGAAGCGCTGAAGAACCTTGACGAGCGCGGCATTATCCGCATCGGTGCCGAGATCAGCGCAGGCGACATTCTGGTCGGTAAAGTAACGCCTAAGGGTGTAACCGAGCTGACGGCAGAAGAGCGCCTCCTGCATGCGATCTTCGGTGAGAAGGCTCGCGAAGTACGCGACACCTCGTTGCGTGTTCCTCACGGCAGTGACGGAATCATCGTCGACGTGAAGGTGTTCACTCGCGAGAATGGCGACGAGCTGCCGCCGGGCGTCAACCAGCTGGTTCGCGTCTACATTGCGCAGAAACGTAAAATCTCCGAAGGCGACAAGATGGCCGGACGTCACGGTAACAAGGGTGTCGTTGCCCGTATTCTCCCTGAGGAAGACATGCCGTTCCTGCCGGATGGCACGCCGGTTCAGGTCGTACTGAACCCGCTCGGGGTTCCGTCCCGGATGAACATCGGTCAGGTGCTTGAGGTTCACTTGGGCATGGCTGCCCTTCAGCTCGGCATTCACGTTGCGACGCCTGTATTTGACGGCGCGAACGAATACGACGTGTTTGATACGATGGAAGAGGCCGGCATGCAGCGCAACGGTAAAACCGTGCTTTACGACGGTCGTACCGGTGAACGCTTTGAGCGTGAAGTTACGGTCGGCGTCATGCACATGATCAAACTCGCGCACATGGTTGACGATAAGATCCATGCCCGTTCCACGGGACCATACTCGCTCGTTACGCAGCAGCCGCTGGGTGGTAAAGCCCAGTTCGGCGGACAGCGCTTCGGTGAGATGGAGGTATGGGCGCTTGAAGCTTACGGTGCCGCCTATACCCTGCAGGAAATTCTTACCGTCAAGTCCGATGACGTGGTCGGCCGGGTGAAAACCTACGAATCCATCGTCAAGGGCGAGAACGTGCCGGAGCCGGGTGTTCCTGAATCGTTCAAGGTATTGATTAAAGAGCTTCAATCGCTTGGTATGGACGTTAAAATCCTCAGCGAGAATGAAGAGGAAATCGAGATGAAAGAGCTCGATGATGAAGATGATGTTCAAGGTGACAAACTGAGCCTTAACTTGGAAGGCGCTGAAGTCGGAGTGGAATAA
- the secE gene encoding preprotein translocase subunit SecE yields MKRGFKSLFSFFSESWAELKKVRWPNRKELTNYTLIVLGTIVFVTIYFWVIDIGISAVIEAII; encoded by the coding sequence GTGAAACGTGGTTTCAAGTCTCTGTTTTCCTTTTTCTCTGAAAGCTGGGCGGAACTTAAAAAGGTTCGCTGGCCCAATCGTAAAGAACTGACGAACTATACTCTAATCGTTCTAGGCACCATTGTGTTTGTCACGATTTATTTTTGGGTTATAGACATCGGCATTTCCGCTGTGATCGAAGCGATTATTTAG
- the rplJ gene encoding 50S ribosomal protein L10: protein MANAKVIQAKQEAVEVIAAKMRESVTTVVADYRGLNVSQVTELRKQLREAGVEFQVLKNSLLRRATAAAELSELDEVLTGPTAVAFGTNDAVAPAKILNDFAKKNEALKLKGAVVEGRVVGESEIKALAELPSREGLLSMLLSVLQAPVRNFALAVKAVAEKEEQSA from the coding sequence TTGGCAAACGCAAAAGTGATTCAAGCGAAACAAGAAGCGGTTGAGGTGATTGCAGCGAAAATGCGCGAGAGCGTAACGACTGTTGTTGCAGACTACCGTGGTTTGAACGTATCGCAGGTTACCGAACTGCGTAAGCAGCTTCGCGAAGCTGGCGTTGAGTTCCAAGTATTGAAAAACTCGTTGCTTCGCCGTGCGACTGCAGCTGCTGAGCTGTCCGAGCTTGACGAAGTATTGACCGGACCTACAGCTGTAGCGTTTGGTACCAATGACGCTGTCGCTCCAGCAAAAATCCTGAATGATTTTGCGAAGAAGAACGAAGCGTTGAAATTGAAAGGCGCAGTAGTAGAAGGTCGTGTGGTTGGAGAGAGCGAAATCAAAGCTCTGGCAGAACTTCCATCCCGCGAAGGTCTCCTCTCCATGCTCCTCAGCGTGCTTCAAGCTCCAGTGCGCAACTTCGCGCTTGCAGTTAAAGCCGTTGCTGAGAAGGAAGAGCAAAGCGCATAA
- the rplL gene encoding 50S ribosomal protein L7/L12, which produces MSKEQILEAIKGMSVLELNDLVKAIEEEFGVTAAAPVAVVGGAGAAEAAEQSEFDVILASAGASKINVIKVVREITGLGLKEAKELVDNAPKPLKEKVSKDEAEAVKAKLEEAGASVEVK; this is translated from the coding sequence ATGAGCAAAGAGCAAATCTTGGAAGCAATTAAAGGTATGTCTGTTCTGGAACTGAACGATCTTGTAAAAGCAATCGAAGAAGAATTCGGTGTAACTGCTGCAGCTCCAGTAGCTGTTGTAGGTGGCGCTGGTGCAGCTGAAGCTGCTGAGCAATCCGAGTTCGACGTAATCCTGGCAAGCGCTGGCGCTTCCAAGATCAACGTAATCAAAGTGGTTCGCGAAATCACAGGTCTTGGCTTGAAAGAAGCAAAAGAACTGGTTGACAACGCTCCAAAACCACTGAAAGAAAAAGTATCCAAAGACGAAGCTGAAGCTGTTAAAGCTAAGTTGGAAGAAGCAGGCGCTTCCGTAGAAGTGAAGTAA